A window of Bradyrhizobium sp. AZCC 1610 contains these coding sequences:
- a CDS encoding YgaP family membrane protein, with amino-acid sequence MFYRKNLPGWERAMRSVAGVGMIGYGLLGMPAGYLIAGTGVVAIATGFFGFCPMCAMVGRRLPSP; translated from the coding sequence ATGTTTTATCGCAAGAATTTGCCGGGATGGGAGCGGGCCATGCGGTCGGTCGCGGGTGTTGGCATGATCGGGTATGGGCTGCTTGGCATGCCCGCCGGCTATCTGATCGCGGGTACTGGCGTGGTCGCAATCGCAACCGGATTTTTCGGCTTTTGTCCGATGTGCGCCATGGTCGGCCGCAGGCTGCCGTCGCCATGA
- a CDS encoding sugar O-acetyltransferase, with the protein MNKTEKEKMLAGELYRPGDSELQADAAANKAWLARYNAALAAPVAERHALLSAHFRRVGAGAVIRPPFFCDYGYNIRLGDEVFLNFNCVILDVVEVVIGDRTQIGPAAQIYAADHPRDADTRRTGLEFGRPVRIGSDVWIGGGAIILPGVTVGDGAVIGAGSVVTRDVAAGQTVAGNPARPRQA; encoded by the coding sequence TTGAACAAGACGGAAAAAGAAAAAATGCTGGCCGGCGAGCTGTACCGCCCCGGCGATTCCGAACTGCAGGCGGATGCCGCCGCCAACAAGGCCTGGCTCGCGCGCTACAATGCGGCGCTGGCAGCCCCCGTGGCCGAGCGTCACGCGCTGCTGTCGGCCCATTTCAGGCGTGTCGGCGCCGGCGCCGTGATCCGCCCGCCGTTCTTTTGTGACTATGGCTACAACATCCGGCTCGGCGACGAGGTGTTTCTCAACTTCAACTGCGTCATCCTCGACGTCGTCGAAGTTGTCATCGGCGACCGCACCCAGATCGGGCCCGCGGCGCAAATCTACGCCGCCGACCACCCGCGCGACGCCGATACACGGCGGACCGGCCTTGAATTCGGCCGCCCGGTGCGGATCGGTAGCGATGTCTGGATCGGCGGCGGCGCCATTATCCTGCCCGGCGTCACGGTCGGCGACGGTGCAGTGATCGGCGCCGGCAGCGTGGTCACGCGGGATGTTGCCGCGGGCCAGACGGTTGCCGGCAACCCTGCTCGGCCGCGTCAGGCCTGA
- the arfB gene encoding alternative ribosome rescue aminoacyl-tRNA hydrolase ArfB: MLRISRNLTIDENDIEIGFVRASGPGGQNVNKLSTAAQLRFDTRKITLPEDAGLRLNRIAGQRMTKEGVIVIHAQRFRTQERNRADAIDRLLEMLREAMVRPIPRRATKPTFGSKQRRLEGKKRRSDVKAKRNTARFDD; encoded by the coding sequence ATGCTGCGGATTTCCCGCAACCTTACGATCGACGAGAACGATATCGAGATCGGCTTCGTCCGCGCCTCCGGTCCGGGCGGGCAGAACGTCAACAAGCTCTCGACCGCAGCGCAGCTCCGTTTCGATACGCGCAAGATCACGCTGCCGGAGGACGCAGGCCTGCGGCTGAACCGGATTGCCGGCCAGCGCATGACCAAGGAGGGCGTGATCGTGATCCACGCCCAGCGCTTCCGTACCCAGGAACGCAACCGCGCCGACGCCATCGACCGCCTGCTCGAAATGCTGCGCGAAGCCATGGTAAGGCCGATACCGCGGCGAGCCACCAAGCCGACCTTCGGCTCGAAGCAGCGAAGGCTGGAAGGCAAGAAGCGCCGCAGCGACGTCAAGGCGAAGCGCAACACCGCGCGCTTCGACGATTGA
- a CDS encoding bifunctional riboflavin kinase/FAD synthetase — translation MTTGFTVIRDTTPAAEIPRGAVVAMGNFDGVHLGHRAVIDAALRMGRAHGKPAFAVTFEPHPRSFFSPNSPQFRLSDEASKLRLLAGTGLDGAVVMTFDKTRAGTSAQDFIHHDLIERLGVSGIAVGYDFHFGKGRAGSPSLLVSEGPRLGIEVDVQAHVDIEERPVSSSAIRMALAEGQINEATAMLGGPWFVSGEVIHGEKRGRDLGYPTANIRLDKNCSLKHGIYAVRVGLGQGKDQVRLDGVASFGRRPTFDNGAPLLEVFLFDFKGDLYGAVLDIAFIGFIRDELKFDTIEALIRQMDDDSARARAALAAAPDAFPRLGAIG, via the coding sequence ATGACGACTGGTTTTACCGTTATCCGAGACACCACCCCTGCCGCCGAGATCCCCCGCGGGGCCGTGGTCGCCATGGGCAATTTCGACGGCGTTCATCTGGGGCACCGGGCCGTGATCGACGCTGCCCTGCGGATGGGCCGCGCCCACGGCAAGCCGGCTTTCGCCGTCACCTTCGAGCCGCATCCACGCAGCTTTTTCAGCCCGAACAGCCCGCAATTCCGCCTCTCCGATGAGGCCAGCAAGCTGCGGCTGCTGGCCGGGACGGGGCTGGACGGTGCCGTGGTGATGACCTTCGACAAGACCCGCGCCGGAACCTCGGCGCAAGATTTCATTCACCATGACCTGATCGAGCGCCTCGGCGTCAGCGGCATTGCGGTCGGCTACGACTTTCATTTCGGCAAGGGCCGTGCCGGCTCGCCGAGCCTGCTGGTCAGCGAGGGGCCGCGACTCGGCATCGAGGTCGATGTCCAGGCCCATGTCGATATCGAGGAGCGGCCGGTGTCCTCCAGCGCGATCCGCATGGCGCTTGCGGAGGGCCAGATCAACGAAGCCACCGCCATGCTGGGCGGGCCGTGGTTCGTGAGCGGCGAGGTGATCCATGGCGAGAAGCGCGGCCGCGATCTCGGCTACCCCACCGCCAATATCCGCCTCGACAAGAATTGCAGCCTCAAGCATGGCATCTATGCGGTGCGGGTCGGCCTTGGGCAGGGAAAGGATCAGGTGCGGCTCGATGGCGTGGCCAGTTTCGGCCGCCGCCCGACCTTTGATAACGGCGCGCCGCTACTTGAAGTGTTCCTGTTCGACTTCAAGGGCGACCTCTACGGTGCTGTCCTCGACATTGCCTTCATAGGTTTCATCCGTGACGAGCTGAAATTCGACACCATCGAAGCGTTGATACGCCAGATGGATGACGACAGCGCCAGGGCGCGCGCGGCACTGGCCGCGGCGCCGGACGCCTTTCCCAGGCTCGGAGCGATCGGTTGA
- a CDS encoding RNA polymerase sigma factor, with amino-acid sequence MNALAGTSRCDPSLVEAARGGDTAALVALIAAAQPDIRRYAARTCRAADIDDAVQETLLLLYRRVGTLRAVTSFSAWLFAVARRACLRLLRRSAGMADASADVEMRLAHLAPEDIRIDLSRAIQSLPDHYREVILLRDIEELSIDEIAEVLALTRESVKARIHRARLMIREYLIRD; translated from the coding sequence ATGAATGCGTTGGCTGGAACAAGCCGCTGCGATCCTTCGCTGGTCGAAGCTGCGCGCGGCGGGGACACTGCGGCGTTGGTCGCGCTGATCGCGGCGGCCCAGCCTGATATCCGCCGCTATGCCGCACGCACTTGCCGCGCGGCGGATATCGATGACGCGGTTCAGGAAACGCTGTTGCTGCTGTACCGGCGGGTCGGCACGCTGCGCGCGGTGACGTCGTTCTCGGCGTGGCTGTTTGCGGTCGCCCGCCGCGCCTGCCTTCGCCTGCTGCGCCGATCGGCGGGAATGGCGGACGCTTCGGCCGATGTGGAGATGCGGCTGGCGCATCTCGCGCCCGAAGACATTCGCATCGACCTTTCCCGCGCCATCCAGTCGTTGCCCGATCACTACCGCGAGGTGATCCTGCTGCGCGATATCGAGGAATTGTCGATCGACGAGATCGCTGAAGTTCTCGCCCTGACGCGCGAAAGCGTCAAGGCGCGCATTCACCGCGCGCGGTTGATGATCCGGGAATATCTGATCCGCGACTGA
- the lspA gene encoding signal peptidase II, which yields MTPHLRAGAIAAIATLVIDQASKLWLLYVFDLAHRGAVRVTPFFDLVLAWNIGISFGWFQSDNQFAQLALMAIKAIAVIVLGIWMARSSTLLATLALGLIIGGAVGNGIDRFVHGAVVDFALFHLEIGGKTFNWYVFNLADVAIVAGVAGLLYDSFLGVPAAKAP from the coding sequence GTGACCCCTCACCTCCGCGCCGGCGCCATTGCCGCGATCGCGACGCTGGTGATCGACCAGGCCTCGAAACTCTGGCTGCTCTACGTGTTCGACCTCGCCCATCGCGGCGCGGTCAGGGTCACGCCGTTCTTCGACCTGGTGCTGGCCTGGAATATCGGGATCAGTTTTGGCTGGTTCCAAAGCGATAACCAGTTCGCCCAACTCGCGCTGATGGCGATCAAAGCGATCGCCGTGATCGTGTTGGGGATCTGGATGGCGCGCTCCAGCACGCTGCTGGCAACGTTGGCGCTCGGCCTGATCATCGGCGGCGCGGTCGGCAACGGCATCGACCGCTTCGTGCACGGCGCGGTGGTCGATTTCGCCCTGTTCCACCTCGAGATCGGGGGAAAAACCTTCAATTGGTACGTGTTTAACCTGGCGGATGTGGCCATTGTTGCCGGGGTAGCCGGCCTATTGTATGACTCGTTCCTGGGGGTACCCGCCGCAAAAGCGCCCTGA
- a CDS encoding MBL fold metallo-hydrolase, with product MNLHNMSLDNTSNPGGSRPDELVPSRYAVRVGEIDVLVVSDGVLPLPTAMLAHNIDSAVRATWLKDMFLPPDAYDWALNVVVVRSGDRTILVDAGLGLDPDLHLPRAGQLIKRLEAAGIDLASVTDVVLTHMHMDHIGGLLVDGVKDQLRPDLRIHVAAAEVKFWEAPDFSHVSMPPGFPDALRSTAKRFVKEYRSQLRPFEEEYEVAPGVVVTRTGGHTPGHSVVRVASGGDRLTFAGDLVFAVGFEHPEWYNGFEHDPEESARVRISLLRELAETGGLLVATHLPFPSVGHVAVDGDVFRWVPVFWDY from the coding sequence ATGAACCTACACAACATGAGCCTGGACAACACTTCAAACCCCGGCGGATCGAGACCCGACGAATTGGTTCCGTCGCGCTACGCGGTGCGGGTCGGCGAGATCGACGTGCTGGTGGTCAGCGATGGCGTGCTACCGCTCCCAACCGCAATGTTGGCACACAACATCGACTCGGCCGTCCGGGCGACCTGGCTGAAAGACATGTTCCTGCCGCCGGACGCTTACGATTGGGCGCTGAACGTGGTCGTGGTGCGTAGCGGCGACCGGACCATACTCGTCGATGCAGGGCTTGGGCTCGACCCGGACTTGCACTTGCCGCGGGCCGGGCAATTGATCAAGCGACTGGAGGCCGCCGGCATCGATCTTGCGTCCGTGACCGACGTGGTGCTGACCCACATGCACATGGACCACATTGGCGGGCTGCTCGTCGACGGGGTGAAGGACCAACTGCGTCCGGACCTGCGGATCCACGTGGCGGCCGCCGAGGTCAAGTTCTGGGAGGCGCCCGATTTCTCCCACGTCTCCATGCCGCCGGGTTTCCCGGACGCGCTTCGGTCGACCGCCAAGCGGTTCGTGAAAGAGTACCGCAGCCAGTTGCGGCCGTTCGAGGAGGAGTACGAGGTGGCGCCGGGAGTGGTCGTCACTCGCACCGGCGGCCACACCCCCGGGCACAGCGTGGTCCGCGTGGCGTCCGGCGGCGACCGGCTGACATTTGCCGGAGACCTCGTGTTCGCGGTCGGGTTCGAACACCCCGAGTGGTACAACGGCTTCGAACACGACCCCGAGGAGTCGGCCCGCGTTCGTATCAGTCTTTTGCGGGAACTGGCTGAGACCGGTGGGCTGCTGGTGGCCACTCACCTGCCGTTCCCGTCCGTCGGCCATGTGGCGGTCGACGGCGACGTCTTTCGTTGGGTACCGGTCTTCTGGGACTACTGA
- a CDS encoding response regulator, with product MAVDLSMPVLVVDDYSTMIRIIRNLLKQLGFDNIDDASDGSAALNKMRGKKYGLVISDWNMEPMTGYDLLKEVRADPNLATTPFIMITAESKTENVIAAKKAGVNNYIVKPFNAATLKTKIEAVFPDMATA from the coding sequence ATGGCGGTTGATTTGTCCATGCCGGTTCTGGTGGTTGATGACTACAGCACCATGATCCGCATCATCCGAAATCTTCTGAAGCAGCTCGGCTTCGACAACATCGACGATGCCAGCGACGGCTCGGCGGCGCTGAACAAGATGCGCGGCAAGAAATACGGGCTCGTGATTTCCGACTGGAACATGGAGCCGATGACCGGTTACGACCTCCTCAAGGAAGTCCGTGCCGACCCAAATTTGGCCACCACGCCCTTCATCATGATCACGGCGGAATCCAAGACCGAGAACGTGATCGCCGCCAAGAAGGCCGGCGTGAACAACTACATTGTCAAGCCTTTCAACGCGGCGACGCTGAAGACCAAGATCGAAGCGGTCTTCCCGGACATGGCGACGGCGTAA
- a CDS encoding M16 family metallopeptidase → MARQQTLGDRLPDQGCRAETRGEALVIRLSIGAQRLASGLIAGAVLLLLAATPSHAAAKIQRLVSPGGIEAWFVQDATVPLIAMEYAFSGGAGQDPSGKSGVGNMVAGLLDEGSGDLDSKTFHERLERRAIELSFSSTRDYFRGSLRMLKDNKDEAFGLLHLALTSPHFDTTDVERIRAQVLSGLRRDTTNPTSLASRKFLELAFGDHPYGRQGNGTLDSVPKIDVADMKDYVRRVIAKDSLRIAVVGDVDADTLGKLLDKTFGGLPAKANLTAIADVEATKPPQRAFVPLDVPQTVVTFGGPGIRRHDPNFMSAYVVNHILGGGGLSSRLYKEVREKRGLAYSVYESLLWMDRSALFIGNTGTRADRAGETVDAIEKEIRRMAEEGPTQKELDEAKSYLKGSQMLALDTSSKLAQALLQYQLDKLPIDYIEKRNALVDAVTLDDAKKAAQKLWGQGLLTVIVGRAPQAAAQPAAAPPKAN, encoded by the coding sequence ATGGCTCGACAGCAAACGCTCGGTGACCGGCTACCTGATCAAGGATGCCGCGCCGAAACGCGAGGAGAAGCGCTCGTGATCCGTCTTTCGATTGGCGCGCAGCGCCTCGCATCCGGCCTGATCGCCGGCGCCGTGCTGCTGTTGCTGGCGGCGACGCCGTCGCACGCCGCGGCAAAGATCCAGCGGCTGGTCTCGCCTGGAGGCATCGAGGCCTGGTTCGTGCAGGACGCCACCGTGCCCCTGATTGCAATGGAATATGCCTTCAGCGGCGGCGCCGGTCAGGACCCATCAGGCAAGTCCGGCGTCGGCAACATGGTCGCCGGCCTGCTCGATGAAGGCTCCGGCGATCTCGATTCCAAAACCTTTCACGAGCGCCTCGAGCGCCGCGCCATCGAACTGAGCTTCTCCTCGACCCGGGATTATTTCCGCGGCTCGCTCCGCATGCTCAAGGACAACAAGGACGAGGCCTTCGGCCTCCTGCATCTGGCGCTGACCTCGCCGCATTTCGACACCACCGACGTCGAGCGCATTCGCGCGCAGGTGCTCTCCGGGCTGCGCCGCGACACCACCAACCCGACCTCGCTGGCGAGCCGCAAATTCCTCGAATTAGCCTTCGGCGATCATCCCTATGGCAGGCAGGGCAACGGCACGCTCGACAGCGTACCGAAGATCGACGTCGCCGACATGAAGGATTACGTTCGCCGCGTGATCGCCAAGGATAGCTTGCGCATTGCCGTGGTCGGCGATGTCGATGCCGACACCCTCGGCAAGCTCCTGGACAAGACATTCGGCGGATTGCCGGCCAAGGCCAACCTGACGGCGATCGCCGATGTCGAGGCCACCAAGCCGCCGCAACGCGCGTTCGTGCCGCTCGACGTGCCGCAGACCGTGGTGACGTTCGGCGGCCCCGGCATTCGCCGCCACGATCCGAATTTCATGTCCGCTTATGTCGTCAACCACATCCTCGGCGGCGGCGGATTGTCGTCGCGGCTCTACAAGGAGGTGCGCGAAAAGCGCGGCTTGGCCTATTCGGTCTACGAATCCCTGCTCTGGATGGATCGCTCCGCCCTGTTCATCGGCAACACCGGCACCCGCGCCGACCGCGCCGGCGAGACCGTCGACGCGATCGAGAAGGAAATCCGCCGCATGGCCGAGGAAGGCCCGACCCAGAAGGAACTGGACGAGGCCAAGTCCTACCTCAAGGGCTCGCAGATGCTGGCGCTCGATACCTCCTCGAAGCTCGCCCAGGCGCTGCTGCAGTACCAGCTCGACAAGCTGCCGATCGACTATATCGAAAAGCGCAACGCCCTCGTCGACGCCGTGACGCTCGACGACGCCAAAAAGGCCGCGCAGAAGCTGTGGGGCCAGGGCCTGCTCACCGTCATCGTCGGCCGCGCCCCGCAAGCCGCCGCCCAGCCCGCCGCGGCGCCGCCGAAGGCGAACTAG
- a CDS encoding helix-turn-helix transcriptional regulator — protein MLLNGEDRFMSHPPLTRDLSHQNQPDTSEAHQRDLRDAQHRSADAEMARVLHTQPLRMASDPSSGTIAHWKHEPLHDVVEPMTDHVIMAYNGSMQRVERRSGRSVAIGTFRPGVVIIIPEGSSSRWDIPKPVDVIQLYLPHTTLKRVADEADTATPIDLLERTGHPDPITSRLLLSAADSLEGNGALDALFRHQLTDLLATRVLAAHSGSPTTFQPTMGGLSPKVLLRATERLRSDSDADVSLAALASDAGLSRFHFCRAFKESTGLSPHAWLRQHRLEQAMNMLRDTDASVVSVAVALGYSSQTAFAAAFRKLTGETPSDWRRRVR, from the coding sequence ATGCTTCTCAACGGCGAGGACAGGTTCATGAGCCACCCACCACTTACGCGCGATCTTTCGCACCAGAATCAGCCAGACACTTCCGAGGCGCACCAGCGCGATTTGCGGGACGCCCAGCACCGTTCTGCCGATGCGGAGATGGCGCGCGTGCTTCACACCCAACCACTCCGCATGGCTTCAGACCCATCCAGCGGCACGATCGCCCACTGGAAACATGAACCATTGCACGACGTCGTCGAGCCCATGACCGATCACGTCATCATGGCTTACAACGGCTCGATGCAGCGCGTGGAACGGCGGTCAGGAAGATCGGTTGCGATTGGAACGTTTCGTCCCGGGGTTGTGATCATCATTCCGGAAGGATCAAGCTCCCGATGGGATATTCCGAAACCCGTTGATGTCATTCAGCTCTATCTTCCTCACACAACGCTCAAGCGCGTTGCCGACGAAGCCGACACCGCTACACCGATCGATCTCCTGGAACGAACGGGGCATCCTGACCCCATTACATCCCGATTGCTCTTGAGCGCGGCCGATTCCCTGGAGGGCAATGGGGCCCTGGATGCGCTGTTCAGGCATCAGCTAACAGACCTCCTTGCCACGCGCGTGCTGGCTGCGCACAGCGGCTCGCCAACCACGTTCCAGCCGACCATGGGTGGGCTGTCGCCGAAGGTCCTGCTCCGTGCCACCGAACGCTTGCGCTCGGACAGCGATGCGGACGTCTCTCTCGCGGCGCTGGCTTCGGATGCCGGCCTGTCGCGCTTCCATTTCTGCCGTGCCTTCAAGGAAAGCACCGGGCTTTCACCGCATGCCTGGCTGCGCCAGCACCGGCTCGAGCAGGCCATGAACATGCTGCGCGACACTGACGCGTCGGTCGTGTCGGTCGCAGTCGCGCTTGGCTATTCCTCCCAGACCGCCTTCGCCGCGGCATTCCGGAAGCTGACCGGCGAAACCCCGAGCGATTGGCGGAGGCGCGTGCGTTAA
- a CDS encoding M16 family metallopeptidase — protein MMSPHRFAASLVAALISTFAFSTGSAFAQTTVTSERPASFTLDNGLQVVVIPDHRTPVVTQMIWYKVGSADETPGKSGLAHFLEHLMFKGTAKHPAGEFSQTVLRIGGNENAFTSLDYTGYFQRVPREQLAKMMEFEADRMTGLILKDENVLPERDVVLEEFNMRVANNPDARLTEQIMAALYLNHPYGRPVIGWRQEIEKLDREDALAFYKRFYAPNNAILVIAGDVDAKEVRPMVEKAYGGIPAQPAISAHRVRPQEPVPAAPRTVTLSDPRVEQTSLRRYYLVPSSATAAAGEGPALDVLAQLMGGGSNSYLYHALVIDRPLAISAGAGYQGTSLDPSQFSISVSPKPGVEFSLIEQAIDGVIADIIQNPARAEDLERVKTQLIAEAIYAQDNQATLARWYGGALTTGLSIDDIRSWPDRIRAVTTEQVRDAAQKWLDSKRSVTGYLIKDAAPKREEKRS, from the coding sequence ATGATGTCCCCACACCGCTTTGCCGCTTCTCTCGTTGCAGCCCTCATCTCGACGTTTGCTTTCTCCACCGGTAGCGCATTCGCCCAGACCACGGTCACGTCGGAACGTCCTGCCAGCTTCACCCTCGACAACGGCCTGCAAGTGGTCGTGATCCCGGATCACCGCACGCCCGTCGTCACGCAGATGATCTGGTACAAGGTCGGCTCCGCCGACGAGACACCGGGCAAATCGGGACTGGCGCACTTCCTCGAACATCTGATGTTCAAGGGGACAGCCAAGCATCCCGCCGGTGAATTTTCCCAGACCGTGCTGCGGATCGGCGGCAACGAAAACGCCTTCACCTCACTCGACTACACCGGCTATTTCCAGCGCGTGCCGCGCGAGCAGCTGGCGAAAATGATGGAATTCGAGGCCGACCGCATGACCGGCCTCATCCTCAAGGATGAGAACGTGCTGCCCGAGCGCGACGTCGTGCTCGAGGAATTCAACATGCGCGTCGCCAACAATCCGGACGCCCGATTGACCGAGCAGATCATGGCGGCGCTGTATCTCAACCATCCCTATGGGCGCCCCGTGATCGGCTGGCGCCAGGAGATCGAGAAGCTCGACCGCGAGGATGCGCTGGCGTTCTACAAGCGCTTCTACGCGCCGAACAACGCGATCCTGGTGATCGCGGGCGACGTCGACGCCAAGGAAGTCCGGCCGATGGTGGAAAAGGCCTATGGCGGCATCCCGGCGCAGCCGGCGATATCAGCGCATCGCGTCCGCCCGCAGGAGCCGGTGCCTGCCGCGCCGCGCACGGTGACGCTGTCCGATCCGCGCGTCGAACAGACCAGCCTGCGGCGCTATTATCTCGTCCCCTCCTCCGCGACGGCTGCGGCCGGCGAAGGCCCCGCGCTCGACGTGCTCGCGCAACTGATGGGCGGCGGCTCCAACTCCTATCTCTACCACGCGCTGGTGATCGACCGTCCGCTCGCGATCAGCGCCGGCGCCGGTTACCAGGGCACTTCGCTGGATCCCTCGCAGTTCTCGATCTCGGTTTCGCCAAAACCCGGCGTGGAGTTTTCGCTGATCGAGCAGGCGATCGACGGCGTGATTGCGGACATCATCCAGAATCCCGCCCGCGCCGAGGATCTCGAGCGGGTCAAGACCCAGTTGATTGCGGAAGCGATCTACGCCCAGGACAATCAGGCCACGCTGGCGCGCTGGTATGGCGGCGCGCTGACCACGGGGCTTTCGATCGACGATATCAGGAGCTGGCCGGACCGGATTCGCGCCGTTACCACCGAACAGGTCCGCGACGCCGCGCAGAAATGGCTCGACAGCAAACGCTCGGTGACCGGCTACCTGATCAAGGATGCCGCGCCGAAACGCGAGGAGAAGCGCTCGTGA
- a CDS encoding NAD(P)/FAD-dependent oxidoreductase, with product MRLIIIGAGFAGMYAALSAARLRDIKGVSPEELEIALIAPEPTLVVRPRLYEPKPETLTAPLLDVLKAIDVVYVQGSAETIDTKSCMVQVATAKGKRKTLSYDRLVVATGSRLFRPNIPGLAEHGFSVDQLDDAIALDKHLHRLANRPAKNGRDTVVVAGGGFTGIEAATEMPGRLRAVLGKDAKTRVIIVDRNSTIAPDMGEGPRPVIEDALRKLGVETRLGAGVASLDESGVTLSNGERIEAETVIWAAGIRAAPLTQQLPAERDNFGRLLVDRDLRVPSVPGVFATGDAARAACDDDGNYALMSCQHATRMGAFAGNNAAAELLGVRTKPYHQKAYVTCLDLGEAGALFTLGWERKVEMVGEVGKKTKQEINTVWIYPPKAERAAALASADPERVTDVTGFF from the coding sequence ATGCGACTAATCATCATCGGCGCCGGCTTCGCCGGCATGTATGCCGCCCTTTCCGCAGCGCGCCTGCGCGACATCAAGGGCGTTTCACCCGAGGAGCTCGAGATCGCGCTCATCGCGCCCGAGCCGACGCTCGTCGTGCGTCCGCGGCTCTACGAACCGAAGCCCGAAACACTGACGGCGCCGCTACTGGATGTGCTGAAGGCGATCGATGTCGTCTACGTGCAAGGCAGCGCCGAGACGATCGATACCAAATCCTGTATGGTGCAAGTCGCGACCGCCAAGGGCAAGCGAAAGACGCTCTCCTACGACCGTCTGGTCGTGGCCACCGGCAGCCGGTTGTTCCGTCCGAATATTCCGGGCCTCGCCGAACACGGTTTCAGCGTCGACCAGCTCGACGACGCAATTGCGCTCGATAAACATTTGCACCGCCTGGCCAATCGGCCGGCGAAGAACGGGCGCGACACCGTGGTCGTGGCCGGCGGCGGATTCACCGGCATCGAAGCGGCGACGGAGATGCCCGGCCGGCTTCGTGCGGTCCTCGGCAAGGATGCCAAGACGCGCGTCATCATCGTCGACCGCAACAGCACGATCGCACCCGATATGGGCGAAGGCCCCCGCCCCGTCATCGAGGACGCCCTGCGCAAACTCGGGGTGGAGACCCGACTCGGCGCCGGTGTCGCCTCGCTCGACGAATCCGGCGTCACGCTTTCCAACGGCGAACGCATCGAAGCCGAGACCGTGATCTGGGCAGCCGGTATTCGCGCCGCGCCGTTGACCCAGCAGCTTCCTGCCGAGCGCGACAATTTCGGCCGGCTGCTGGTCGACCGCGATTTGCGCGTGCCGTCGGTACCAGGCGTCTTCGCCACCGGCGATGCCGCTCGCGCCGCATGCGACGATGACGGCAATTACGCGCTGATGTCGTGCCAGCACGCCACGCGGATGGGCGCCTTTGCCGGCAACAACGCCGCAGCGGAGCTGCTGGGCGTGCGGACCAAGCCGTATCACCAGAAGGCCTACGTCACCTGTCTCGACCTGGGAGAAGCCGGCGCGCTGTTCACGCTCGGTTGGGAGCGCAAGGTCGAGATGGTCGGCGAGGTCGGCAAGAAGACCAAGCAGGAGATCAACACCGTCTGGATCTATCCGCCGAAGGCCGAGCGTGCTGCCGCGCTGGCCTCGGCCGATCCGGAGCGTGTGACTGATGTGACTGGCTTCTTCTAG
- a CDS encoding helix-turn-helix domain-containing protein, producing MTQTGAFGQRLGQVLHLKDAPPSLIARSLRGMELAVTETRDDSPVAGLSGSFTPEDAFLVSLKLHNYPDCELWENGKCVMKADIPAGATYLYDLKHDPRYVIDKPFHSLFFYLPRSTLDGLTEQSRTPRVGQLTCQLGVGHDDAVIRHIGASLQEGLRRPDETNQLFVDHMMVAFTAHVAQAYGGLRLGGEPTRGGLAPWQVKRACERLDSDLGGKVSLQQIAAEFDFSVSHFSRAFRISTGLPPHQWLLRQRVKAAKQLMTIRDLPLSEIAISAGFANQSHFTRVFSATVGVSPAAWRREACGAPESET from the coding sequence ATGACACAGACGGGCGCGTTCGGCCAAAGGCTGGGGCAGGTCCTGCATCTGAAGGATGCGCCGCCTTCGCTAATCGCGCGTTCACTGCGCGGCATGGAACTCGCGGTCACCGAAACCCGGGACGACAGCCCCGTGGCGGGTCTTTCCGGCTCGTTTACCCCTGAGGATGCCTTTCTCGTCAGCTTGAAACTTCACAACTACCCGGACTGCGAACTCTGGGAGAACGGCAAGTGCGTGATGAAGGCGGATATCCCGGCGGGCGCAACATATCTGTACGACCTCAAGCACGATCCGCGCTACGTGATCGACAAGCCCTTCCATTCCCTCTTTTTCTATTTGCCGCGCTCGACGCTCGACGGTCTCACTGAGCAGTCCCGCACGCCGCGCGTCGGTCAGCTCACCTGTCAGCTCGGCGTCGGCCATGACGATGCGGTGATTCGTCATATCGGCGCGTCGCTGCAAGAAGGGCTGCGTCGGCCGGACGAGACTAACCAACTTTTCGTCGATCACATGATGGTTGCGTTCACCGCACACGTCGCCCAAGCTTATGGCGGACTGCGCCTCGGCGGTGAGCCGACCCGCGGCGGTCTTGCGCCTTGGCAGGTTAAGCGCGCCTGCGAAAGGCTCGATTCGGACCTCGGCGGAAAGGTTTCATTGCAACAAATTGCCGCCGAGTTTGATTTCTCGGTCAGCCATTTTTCGCGCGCTTTTCGAATCTCCACCGGCCTGCCGCCGCACCAGTGGCTGCTTCGTCAGCGCGTGAAGGCGGCCAAACAGTTGATGACCATCCGCGACCTGCCGTTGTCCGAGATTGCGATATCGGCCGGGTTTGCCAATCAAAGCCACTTTACGCGGGTGTTTTCGGCCACGGTCGGCGTCAGCCCGGCAGCGTGGCGCCGTGAAGCGTGTGGCGCACCGGAAAGCGAAACCTGA